GGTTGCCCCAAAGACAGAATTCGGGATCCAAACGATAATGGCCAAAATCATTTCTGCAAATCCTTCAAGCAATTTTTATCACTTACAGAATCCTATTTCAAGGATTTAGCAGAACAATGGAAATCAGATCGGATTAATCTTAAAAATCAATCTACTCTCGACATGTCAGGCTATTTCTAGTCAAATTGCACTTAATATTATTCTTCTCTATAAAATCACCAGCTGAATTTGATCTGAAAATATCAGTTTTGGCAGGTTCATTGTTTAGTATTGGCCGATGATAAAAAAAATAAGTCTTTTTGTAGTAGTTGGTTTACTGGCAATTTTGCAGGCTTGCAATGGACAACAAAGTAATATGGAAGATAATATATTAACAAATTCAGAAACAGAAGTAGCTGTTTTTGGAGCTGGTTGCTTCTGGTGTGTAGAAGCCATTTATTCAGAATTAAGAGGAGTGGAGAAGGTTGAAAGCGGCTATAGTGGCGGAAAAACAGAGAATCCAACTTATAAAGAAGTATGTGATGGCTATACTGGCCATGCTGAAGTGGTAAAAATCACTTTCAATCCAAAAGAAATATCCTTTGAACTGTTATTATCAGTCTTTTTCAAAACGCACGATCCCACTACCTTAAACCGTCAGGGAGCCGATTTTGGAACACAATACCGCTCAGCTATCTTTTATACAACGGAGCAGCAAAAAGAGTCAGCAAACCTAATTATTAGCAAGCTGAATAAGGAAAAAGCCTACCCAGATGCTATTGTTACAAAAGTGAGTGCTTTGGAAAACTACTATCCAGCCGAAGATCATCATCAGGATTATTATAGCAATAACCCCAATTATGGCTACTGTAGAGCCGTAATACAACCAAAAGTTGATAAATTCAGGAAGGTGTTTGGGGAATACACCAAATAGCAAAACTAAATGCTGTTAGCAGGAGGGAGGCAAGTAAAAACTCAGTTCAAGCGTTTTACATATCGACTGCTAATCCATCCCAAATAGTAGGCAGGAAAAGTATTATTATCTCCACTCACATATAAGCTCCAATTAGGCTTTACATTGTTTTTCATAATAACAAACCACCAAATCCGACCAGTTTTATCTGTTTGAGATGTTATTGCAATGCCTTGTGAGCCTTTTGGATATTCCGCGAAAATATTCCCAATTTCATCATGATCAAGCCGTATGCTGTCATTGATATACGGATTCAGTCGCAAAAAATACTTCTCATTTATTGTTTCAAATGCAATGGGCTTGTCAAATCTACGGAATGGTATATCCACATCGCAATATAAGGCATACTTTGCTTGTAGTTCGTAGGTAAATTTGGCATTATTCCAAACAGCTACATATTTTTCGACATGATCTACTACACCACCGCAACAAGCATAATTAAAAAGAGTGAAAGTTAGAGGCGTAAAGCCATCATTATCTGATATTTCAATAATATTTCCAAAAAGTTTAATTGTTTCAACATATTTGTTTTCAAAATCACCCTTAAGAAAAATAATAATATTGCTTTCGCCACCTCCATAACCATAGTAAACCAGATCAGCAATACCATCACAATTGAAATCGATCTGATGTAAATCTTCT
This DNA window, taken from Bacteroidota bacterium, encodes the following:
- a CDS encoding SPASM domain-containing protein, producing ENRLIDMLNSDKQLRFGKIKEKLSDECQSCQFLSFCYGGCPKDRIRDPNDNGQNHFCKSFKQFLSLTESYFKDLAEQWKSDRINLKNQSTLDMSGYF
- the msrA gene encoding peptide-methionine (S)-S-oxide reductase MsrA, which produces MIKKISLFVVVGLLAILQACNGQQSNMEDNILTNSETEVAVFGAGCFWCVEAIYSELRGVEKVESGYSGGKTENPTYKEVCDGYTGHAEVVKITFNPKEISFELLLSVFFKTHDPTTLNRQGADFGTQYRSAIFYTTEQQKESANLIISKLNKEKAYPDAIVTKVSALENYYPAEDHHQDYYSNNPNYGYCRAVIQPKVDKFRKVFGEYTK